From Nicotiana tabacum cultivar K326 chromosome 20, ASM71507v2, whole genome shotgun sequence, one genomic window encodes:
- the LOC107828207 gene encoding uncharacterized protein LOC107828207: MESSTLLDFAVFQLSPKRSRCELFVSSDGNTEKLASGLLKPFVTHLKVAEEQVALAVQSIKLEVKRRKNSETWFTKGTLERFVRFVSTPEVLELVNILDVEMSQLEAARRIYSQGEGYQFNSTGSGGSGVMVAADATKKELLRAIDVRLTAVRQDLTTASSRAAAAGFNLDTVSELQMFADQFGAHRLSEACNKFISLTERRPDLINPWKGVQRDNQAVRCSYGSDMSIDDDPAISNQPPTLPHSTSRGAYSIKQQRHPQHLDQYMPSICQQPTPLLQHSRESSVESEEKSKERDVIVEKEKEDDTSSQKAKSAELSRHKRRLSVQDRISLFENKQKESSGSVGKPVVGKLAELQRLSSDVSAPPVVEKAVLRRWSGASDMSIDLSGDKDTESPQCTPSSASVSQSNSKDQKTSVLTDGVSFGASNSCNVPSMVSESRLNEQTDANLRVAYTNEKEEVAGAERLTGSCGNIDDSSEFTPNSNSRIFDSDGWKDQACGKTKSISLIRRDEDKSLKNQLKPGGQFLTSPESKSDQIALTSNSEFTGSQGGNELGGSKVLLVHQVPGLKNNGAQQGPESVQAKIRNHQEVLGSSNHSVSQLRDKASQRTTEDSVQLDSSSRLEVAESFAAKGVENNSRYLQSRGRSPGKTEEVEEDEVAPYEKLAGASASKGKDFSQQLVKLKKQGASAQQIKKAQDSRAESNSGTSDVLVSGKVFMEAQEGPKSFFTSPIGQVQRVRQSKGNQELNDELKMKANELERLFTEHKLRASEDQSNSTRKSKASDMQGRPVATSSNRKPVIDNAVVQFSDNYMLNEPATSSDDIDRSAITPLTKEADNQTYGDVLIMTSSDLSFSDSSRGKFYEKYMQKRDAKLREEWNSKRAEKEAKLKALENSLERSIAEMKGKFAGSTDKESAVSGARRHVERLQSFNSRSILRRDQQRLVFEQSDEEEAMSEFSKQKIYEDRSFDETSIGEDGSRSTQNKKLLPVKTFSSSTPRTSVLTVPRSAGKAATNTSGRRRYQSDNPLAQSVPDFSNIRKETTKSSSAVGKTTRSQSRNYTRDKSSNEGISLVKEDKLRRSQSSRKSSANVGEFREASPLSSEGFVAPLRFEKDEMDQSLSDKFLRSDSKTFLIKSKNPVFSTRGGLTQKGASIISKVEGNEYEYNDMVVEPEDASDRVQSKEEEEFENAKAEVQENFDNGEPRLSHDSEKMVTSGSENGDVLRSSSQVDSASEAVLPSVVPSEFLSGEIVQDSLGESQGSWNLHAHHPFSYAREMSDVDASMNSPLGSPVSWNSQSLSQTESDAARIRKKWGMTQKPMFVANSGQSQSRKDTARGFKQLLKFGKKNRGTDNLVDLISATTSRGDDDTEDGCDPYNRSSEDLRKSRMGLSQGHPPDDSLYEDEFCSEQVQSLHASIPAPPANFKLREDHLSGSSIKAPKSFFSLSTFRSKASDSKPR, from the exons ATGGAATCCAGTACGCTGCTTGATTTTGCGGTTTTCCAGCTGTCACCAAAACGCTCTCG ATGTGAATTGTTTGTTTCCAGTGATGGAAACACGGAGAAACTGGCATCAGGATTATTAAAGCCGTTTGTGACCCATTTAAAAGTTGCAGAAGAACAAGTTGCATTGGCAGTTCAGTCTATCAAGCTTGAAGTTAAAAGGCGTAAAAATTCTGAAACATGGTTCACGAAGGGAACTCTAGAAAG GTTTGTGAGATTTGTTAGCACACCAGAAGTTTTGGAGCTTGTCAATATCTTAGATGTCGAAATGTCTCAGCTTGAAGCCGCCAGAAGAATATATTCCCAG GGAGAAGGATATCAGTTTAATAGCACAG GAAGTGGTGGATCTGGAGTTATGGTAGCAGCTGATGCAACAAA GAAGGAGTTACTGCGAGCTATTGATGTGAGGCTTACTGCAGTTCGACAGGACTTAACTACAGCTTCTTCTCGTGCAGCAGCTGCCGGGTTCAATCTAGACACAGTATCAGAACTTCAAATGTTTGCAGACCAGTTTGGTGCCCATCGCTTGAG TGAAGCATGCAACAAATTTATATCCTTGACAGAGAGGCGGCCAGACTTGATCAACCCTTGGAAAGGGGTGCAAAGAGACAATCAAGCTGTTCGGTGCTCTTATGGATCAGACATGTCCATTGACGATGACCCTGCTATTTCCAACCAGCCACCCACTCTGCCCCATTCTACCAGTCGTGGAGCCTATTCTATCAAACAGCAGCGACATCCCCAGCACCTTGACCAATATATGCCCTCAATATGTCAGCAACCGACACCCCTTTTGCAACATAGCAGAGAATCAAGCGTGGAATCAGAAGAGAAGAGTAAGGAAAGGGATGTCATTGTTGAGAAAGAAAAGGAAGACGACACTTCTTCCCAGAAAGCCAAATCAGCTGAGCTTAGTAGACATAAAAGGCGGCTCAGCGTTCAGGATCGTATCAGCTTGTTTGAGAACAAGCAGAAGGAAAGTTCTGGGAGCGTCGGCAAGCCAGTTGTTGGAAAGCTTGCAGAGCTTCAGAGGTTGTCATCTGATGTCTCAGCCCCACCTGTCGTTGAAAAGGCGGTGTTGAGAAGATGGAGTGGTGCCAGTGACATGAGCATTGATTTGAGCGGGGACAAGGACACTGAGAGCCCTCAATGCACCCCATCTTCTGCCTCTGTTTCTCAGTCCAATTCAAAGGACCAAAAGACATCAGTTTTGACTGATGGAGTAAGTTTTGGTGCGTCAAATTCATGCAATGTTCCGTCTATGGTTAGTGAAAGCAGATTGAATGAACAGACAGACGCTAATTTGAGGGTTGCATACACAAATGAAAAGGAAGAAGTTGCTGGAGCAGAACGATTAACTGGTTCTTGTGGGAATATTGATGATTCTTCTGAATTTACACCAAATTCTAATTCACGTATCTTTGATAGTGATGGATGGAAAGATCAAGCTTGCGGGAAGACTAAGTCAATCTCACTTATTAGAAGGGATGAGGATAAGAGTCTGAAAAATCAACTGAAACCTGGAGGGCAGTTCCTCACATCCCCTGAGAGTAAGAGCGACCAAATTGCTTTGACTTCCAACTCAGAATTCACAGGGTCCCAAGGGGGTAATGAGCTTGGTGGGAGTAAAGTCCTATTGGTTCATCAGGTTCCTGGCCTGAAAAATAATGGTGCTCAGCAAGGGCCTGAATCTGTGCAGGCCAAGATTCGGAATCATCAGGAGGTACTTGGATCAAGTAATCATTCGGTTTCACAATTACGAGATAAGGCCTCTCAAAGGACTACAGAGGACTCTGTGCAGTTGGATAGTAGTTCTAGATTAGAAGTTGCAGAATCTTTTGCTGCTAAAGGCGTCGAAAATAATTCTCGTTATCTTCAATCAAGAGGGCGATCACCTGGCAAAACTGAGGAAGTTGAAGAAGATGAGGTGGCTCCATATGAGAAATTAGCTGGTGCTTCTGCATCAAAGGGAAAGGATTTCAGCCAGCAACTAGTGAAGCTTAAAAAACAAGGTGCTTCTGCCCAGCAGATCAAGAAGGCACAAGATAGCAGAGCTGAAAGCAATTCTGGAACTAGCGACGTGCTGGTGTCTGGTAAAGTGTTTATGGAGGCTCAGGAGGGACCCAAGTCATTTTTTACATCACCTATAGGGCAAGTTCAGAGGGTAAGGCAGTCAAAAGGAAACCAGGAGTTGAATGATGAATTGAAAATGAAAGCGAATGAGCTCGAGAGGCTTTTTACCGAGCACAAACTACGTGCCTCTGAAGACCAATCTAATTCTACCAGGAAAAGCAAGGCCAGTGACATGCAAGGCCGGCCAGTTGCAACTTCTTCCAACAGGAAGCCTGTTATAGATAATGCTGTTGTTCAATTCTCTGACAATTACATGTTGAATGAACCTGCCACAAGTTCTGATGACATAGACAGATCTGCTATTACTCCACTGACTAAAGAGGCTGACAATCAGACTTATGGAGATGTTTTAATTATGACTTCCTCTGACCTCAGTTTTTCAGATAGTTCTCGAGGAAAATTCTATGAGAAATATATGCAGAAAAGGGATGCAAAACTTAGGGAAGAATGGAATTCTAAGAGAGCTGAGAAGGAAGCCAAACTAAAGGCTCTGGAGAACAGCCTTGAGAGGAGTATAGCTGAGATGAAGGGCAAGTTTGCAGGATCCACTGACAAGGAAAGTGCTGTTTCTGGTGCCCGTCGACATGTCGAGAGACTTCAATCATTTAATTCGAGGTCAATTTTGAGGAGGGATCAG CAACGATTAGTTTTTGAGCAAAGTGATGAAGAAGAAGCTATGTCTGAATTTTCAAAGCAGAAAATATATGAAGACAGGTCTTTTGATGAAACATCTATTGGGGAAGATGGTTCTAGAAGCACTCAGAACAAGAAACTTTTACCTGTCAAAACTTTTTCTTCATCTACACCTCGCACCTCAGTATTAACTGTTCCAAGGTCTGCCGGAAAAGCTGCTACTAATACTTCAGGTAGACGAAGATATCAATCTGACAATCCTCTTGCTCAGTCTGTCCCAGACTTCTCTAACATCAGAAAGGAAACCACCAAGTCTTCTTCTGCAGTTGGTAAAACAACTCGTTCACAATCTAGAAACTATACCCGTGACAAAAGCTCCAATGAAGGAATATCTCTTGTCAAAGAGGACAAATTACGGCGATCACAATCCTCGAGGAAAAGCTCTGCCAATGTgggagaatttagggaagcatctCCTTTGAGTTCAGAGGGTTTTGTGGCACCTCTCCGTTTTGAAAAGGACGAGATGGACCAAAGTCTCAGTGATAAATTTTTAAGGTCAGACTCGAAGACGTTCTTAATAAAGAGTAAAAACCCTGTCTTCAGCACTAGAGGTGGCctgactcagaaaggtgcttcTATCATATCTAAGGTTGAGGGCAATGAATATGAATACAATGACATGGTTGTTGAGCCTGAAGATGCATCAGATAGGGTCCAGAGTAAAGAAGAGGAAGAATTTGAAAACGCGAAAGCTGAAGTTCAGGAAAACTTTGATAATGGGGAGCCAAGACTGAGTCATGATTCAGAGAAGATGGTGACCTCTGGATCAGAAAATGGTGATGTTTTGAGATCATCTTCTCAGGTAGACTCTGCTTCTGAAGCTGTATTGCCTTCTGTTGTTCCTTCTGAGTTTCTTTCTGGTGAAATTGTACAAGATTCACTTGGAGAAAGTCAAGGCTCATGGAATTTACATGCTCACCACCCTTTTTCTTATGCTCGGGAGATGTCTGATGTTGATGCATCTATGAACTCGCCTTTGGGGAGTCCTGTGTCCTGGAATTCACAGTCTCTAAGTCAGACAGAGAGTGATGCAGCTAGAATTAGGAAGAAATGGGGAATGACCCAGAAACCTATGTTTGTTGCAAATTCTGGTCAAAGTCAATCGCGCAAGGATACAGCCAGAGGATTTAAACAGttactgaaatttgggaagaaaaatcGTGGCACAGATAACCTAGTTGACTTGATTTCTGCAACTACCTCTCGAGGAGACGATGACACAGAAGATGGATGTGATCCTTATAATCGGTCTTCAGAAGATCTTAGAAAGTCAAGAATGGGCCTCTCGCAAGGGCATCCACCCGATGATAGCTTGTATGAGGATGAGTTTTGCAGTGAACAAG TTCAATCCTTGCACGCTTCTATTCCAGCACCTCCAGCTAATTTCAAATTGAGGGAGGATCATCTATCAGGGAGCTCAATTAAAG CTCCAAAATCATTTTTTTCCTTATCGACATTCAGAAGCAAGGCAAGTGACTCAAAGCCAAGATAG